The Podospora pseudocomata strain CBS 415.72m chromosome 1 map unlocalized CBS415.72m_1, whole genome shotgun sequence genome has a segment encoding these proteins:
- the NBP35 gene encoding cytosolic Fe-S cluster assembly factor nbp35 (COG:D; EggNog:ENOG503NUNR): MAPSLEAPDEEVRDVLANPLKKKPDLVAPEPEHCPGPESEQAGTADSCAGCPNQQICASAPKGPDPDLPLITARLADVKHKILVLSGKGGVGKSTLTVQLAHAFATNPDTTVGVMDTDICGPSIPKMLGVETETIHTSNAGWEPVWAMDNLAVMSIQFLLPNRDDAIIWRGPKKNGLIKQFLKDVQWGELDFLLVDTPPGTSDEHLSVNTFLKESKIEGAVVVTTPQEVALLDVRKEIDFCRKAGIRILGIVENMSLFVCPGCKHESKIFLDHTGGGRGLAEELGIPFLGSVPLDPRIGIACDYGESFFDSFPDSSACKALKGVVKGLVEQIGLDPEVLLLEGDGSS; encoded by the coding sequence ATGGCGCCATCTTTGGAAGCGCCCGACGAAGAGGTCAGGGATGTTCTAGCCAACCCTCTCAAAAAGAAGCCAGACCTTGTCGCGCCAGAACCAGAACACTGCCCGGGACCCGAGTCCGAGCAAGCGGGCACTGCAGACTCGTGCGCCGGCTGCCCCAACCAGCAAATATGCGCCTCCGCTCCGAAAGGTCCCGATCCAGACCTCCCCCTGATCACAGCCCGTCTGGCAGATGTGAAGCACAAGATATTGGTGTTGAGCGGCAAGGGAGGAGTAGGGAAATCGACGCTCACGGTACAACTCGCGCATGCGTTCGCGACAAACCCCGATACAACAGTGGGCGTGATGGATACGGACATTTGCGGGCCAAGTATACCAAAGATGTTGGGGGTGGAAACGGAGACGATCCACACCAGCAATGCCGGTTGGGAGCCAGTATGGGCGATGGACAACTTGGCCGTCATGTCTATTCAGTTCCTGCTGCCAAACCGGGATGATGCGATTATCTGGCGAGGGCCGAAAAAGAACGGCCTGATCAAGCAATTCTTAAAAGATGTCCAGTGGGGAGAGTTGGACTTTCTCTTGGTCGATACCCCTCCGGGGACAAGTGACGAGCATCTCAGTGTCAACACATTCTTAAAGGAAAGCAAGATCGAAGGAGCGGTAGTGGTGACCACGCCGCAGGAGGTGGCCTTGTTGGATGTGAGAAAGGAGATTGATTTTTGCAGAAAGGCCGGGATCAGGATATTAGGAATTGTGGAAAATATGAGCTTGTTTGTGTGCCCAGGCTGCAAGCATGAGAGCAAAATCTTTCTCGACCACAccggaggaggccgaggactGGCAGAAGAGTTGGGCATTCCATTCTTGGGGAGCGTGCCCCTAGACCCAAGGATAGGGATCGCCTGCGACTACGGGGAGAGCTTCTTCGACTCGTTCCCCGACAGCTCGGCCTGCAAGGCGCTGAAGGGGGTGGTCAAGGGGCTGGTAGAACAAATTGGGCTAGATCCTgaggtgctgttgctggaagGGGATGGCAGCAGCTAA
- a CDS encoding uncharacterized protein (COG:W; EggNog:ENOG503Q39G; BUSCO:EOG09265I60), which produces MSSSLYTFSDSTKQHLRKFRLSTSRSNDPQAVIYFIDKQTKEIRQDEDGTVYKSLDEIADDLPDHSPRFILLSYPLTLPSGRLSVPYVMIYYMPTTCNSELRMLYAGAKELMRNTSEVTKILDLETPEELEEVPEKLGA; this is translated from the exons ATG TCTTCCTCACTCTACACCTTCTCCGACTCAACAAAACAGCATCTGCGCAAATTCCGCCTCAGCACCTCACGCTCCAATGACCCTCAGGCCGTGATAT ACTTCATCGACAAACAAACCAAGGAGATTcgccaagatgaagatggcacAGTCTACAAATCCCTCGATGAAATCGCCGATGACCTCCCTGACCACTCTCCCCGCTTCATCCTCCTGAGCTATCCTCTAACTCTT CCATCGGGGAGATTATCCGTACCATACGTCATGATTTACTACATGCCCACCACATGCAACAGCGAGCTGAGGATGCTGTACGCCGGTGCCAAGGAGCTCATGCGAAACACGAGCGAAGTCACCAAGATCTTGGATTTAGAGACCCcagaggagctggaggaggtccCGGAAAAACTCGGTGCCTAA
- a CDS encoding uncharacterized protein (EggNog:ENOG503NXB1; COG:E; COG:H), translated as MFSRLNQVARHLLRPMPNYGHTSAAASSVSKRSLSDYRYSSLDASERQKKNIVTGACLIIGNEILNGKTKEANSHYLAKWCFSLGISLQRIDIIPDVEDDIIEAVRRLSHNYDIVVTSGGIGPTHDDITYESIAKAFHLPLVLHGEAYSLMKKKTAEHKDPVRAAFNFDVPSKELDGKKKMVLLPHDSSRPVEDQAILACRDKYWVPVSVVNGNVYILPGIPELFKHLLDGLTRHIKPRVQSNGKIRVTIKTLQPESQMADYLTGLAKRMAPKDIDVGSYPKFQVENTVVLVGENRAELETVIPEILENLEGTLVSIEMPENPDEGETEVKAPGGEES; from the exons ATGTTCTCCCGTCTCAATCAAGTTGCAAGGCATCTTTTACGTCCAATGCCAAACTACGGTCATacatctgctgctgcttcgtCGGTATCGAAACGCAGTCTGTCCGACTACCGATATAGCAGTCTCGATGCCTCAGAACGCCAAAAGAAGAATATCGTCACAGGGGCATGTCTGATAATAGGGAACGAAATTTTGAATGGGAAG ACCAAGGAG GCCAACTCACATTACCTTGCAAAATGGTGTTTCTCCCTAGGCATT AGCCTCCAGAGAATAGACATCATTCCTGACGTGGAGGACGATATTATTGAGGCGGTGAGACGACTGAGCCATAACTATGATATTGTCGTCACCTCGGGCGGTATTGGCCCGACACACGATGACATAACCTACGAGTCCATCGCCAAGGCCTTTCACCTGCCCCTCGTGCTTCACGGAGAAGCTTACTCTCtcatgaagaaaaagacggcCGAACACAAGGATCCGGTACGGGCTGCCTTCAACTTTGACGTTCCGTCCAAAGAGCTTgatggaaaaaagaaaatggtCTTGCTGCCTCATGACTCTAGTCGTCCAGTGGAGGATCAGGCGATTCTCGCCTGCCGAGACAAGTATTGGGTTCCTGTCTCAGTTGTCAATGGAAATGTATACATCCTGCCAGGCATACCTGAACTCT TTAAGCACCTTTTGGACGGCCTTACACGGCATATCAAGCCTCGAGTGCAGAGCAATGGCAAAATCCGCGTGACCATCAAGACCCTCCAACCGGAGAGCCAAATGGCGGATTACCTGACTGGCCTTGCAAAGAGGATGGCGCCAAAGGATATAGATGTTGGAAGTTACCCCAAGTTTCAGGTTGAGAATACGGTTGTGCTTGTTGGCGA GAACCGAGCCGAGCTTGAGACAGTTATTCCCGAGATATTGGAGAATCTGGAAGGGACTCTGGTGAGCATCGAAATGCCCGAGAACCCCGATGAAGGAGAGACGGAGGTTAAGGCTCCAGGTGGCGAAGAAAGCTGA
- the ras1 gene encoding RAS1 protein (EggNog:ENOG503NUEZ; COG:S) → MASKFTREYKLVVVGGGGVGKSCLTIQLIQSHFVDEYDPTIEDSYRKQCIVDDEVALLDVLDTAGQEEYSAMREQYMRTGEGFLLVYSITSRESFEEIRTFQQQILRVKDKDIFPMVVVGNKVDLASERKVPQEEGEALAREFRCKFLETSAKTNTNVEQAFYEVVRAIRRYNREMQGGTASGSGLSHNSQGMGKIDVGEDDAQAGCCAKCILM, encoded by the exons ATGGCTTCCAAG TTTACTCGAGAGTACAAGCTCGTTgtggtcggcggcggcggtgtcgGCAAGTCCTGCCTCACAATCCAGCTTATCCAATCGCACTTCGTCGATGAATATGATCCAACTATTGAGG ATTCGTATCGCAAGCAGTGCatcgttgatgatgaagtcGCGCTGCTCGATGTCCTCGATACCGCCGGCCAGGAGGAGTACTCTGCGATGAGAGAGCAGTACATGCGTACCGGCGAAGGGTTCCTGCTCGTGTATTCCATCACATCCCGCGAAAGCTTCGAAGAGATAAGAACCTTCCAGCAGCAGATCCTTCGCGTAAAGGACAAGGACATATTTCCCATGGTTGTGGTAGGAAACAAGGTCGATTTGGCTAGTGAGCGCAAGGTGCCGCAAGAGG AGGGCGAGGCTCTTGCTCGCGAGTTCCGTTGCAAGTTCCTCGAGACTTCAGCAAAGACCAACACAAACGTCGAGCAAGCTTTCTACGAGGTTGTTCGCGCCATCAGACGGTACAACCGTGAGATGCAAGGAGGCACAGCTTCGGGCAGCGGCCTCTCCCACAACAGTCAAGGCATGGGCAAGATTGATGTCGGTGAGGATGACGCTCAGGCGGGCTGCTGCGCCAAGTGCATCCTCATGTAA
- a CDS encoding uncharacterized protein (EggNog:ENOG503PHT1) → MAVAKPTNARVSQATDILLSPTKPTLGRYRAYIHARNRFFSAFHPKGRFVRIPTPSDNLLCGLYAIVISFQHQHPGLTPAPTLEHLLSVCRGCGFDNEGNLSGDQLSLVFSAWGDKTVFDDGGEPNRRRCQLGYLSRYNGPGWEDEAERGEDVPVMMGTREVDTEEEKGDILRLWVWNDGGWAGGGMGHWEGIRRVGEEGDDV, encoded by the coding sequence ATGGCCGTCGCAAAGCCAACAAACGCCCGGGTCTCCCAGGCAAccgacatcctcctctccccgaCCAAACCCACACTCGGACGCTACCGCGCCTACATCCATGCACGCAACCgtttcttctccgcctttcACCCCAAAGGCCGGTTCGTGAGGatccccaccccctcggACAACCTCCTCTGCGGGCTGTACGCCATTGTCATTTCGTttcagcaccagcacccgGGTCTGACACCGGCCCCTACCTTGGAGCACTTGCTGTCTGTCTGTCGGGGTTGCGGTTTTGACAACGAGGGGAATCTCTCCGGGGATCAGCTCTCGCTTGTTTTTTCTGCCTGGGGGGACAAGACAGTTTTTGATGACGGGGGGGAGCCGAACAGGAGGAGGTGTCAGCTGGGGTATTTGAGTCGGTACAATGGGCCTGGGTGGGAGGACGAAGCAGAAAGGGGAGAGGATGTTCCAGTCATGATGGGGACTAGGGAGGTGGATacagaagaggaaaagggagATATTCTGAGGCTCTGGGTTTGGAATGATGGCGGCTGGgctggaggtgggatggggcATTGGGAGGGGATCAGGAGGGtaggtgaggaaggggatgatgtGTAG
- the TOK1 gene encoding Potassium channel (EggNog:ENOG503NU9C; COG:P), with amino-acid sequence MTSRYAQQTISSGSGCRNPNRCRRSDKASRTKKWWFASTAIPLIAATIGPFSNVLSIVSLVSPWRFTLPDNGLPFSDNHGSDDAAWGIPDPNWEIIPNIFSIIFGLLGHLFLLLNFTRRVRYIVALPLSIVFWLLSALILIVVEIAMAIYAPPVAPGEAYSQGFWHSVLASLMYVLSCAMLMVNMVGYFKGHYPQKFELDDDQRTLILQTMSFFFWLAGGAGVFCALEGFTYADSLYFSQVTILTVGFGDFAPKTDSGRGFLFAFQIIGVIFLGLVIGSLTRFAANISADKIIKRHRQHKRESTVGRTVTSEKELRERLGLPPVRPDSAAAEGGLAESASEYARRASIMQLGRLEIVGRAVTFDEGKAQNAVGSGEEVLRDRRKKRRQKLLLLEEEKDRFDVMRQIQEETKHWKQSWALGMALLVFFSFWTIGALVFMVTETRISQWRYFDSLYFCFVAILTIGYGDLAPKSNIGKPFFIVWSITAVPIVTVLVQQMSQTVVMAINRGTFTLADWTIMPKKGILKSFLTRHSTLAKLLNRKQVDTEKGKHPERPMRDERHFSDIDPERSLGQQQDGSRVLEKEKYDDNELAKELSAAIKAVAHDLRSHPPKVYSYGEWERFTKLIRFTALSSLESDESVERDEQTEWDWIGEDSPLLADVTEAEWILDRLCESLGRWMRRQVQKHEQRKYWDEVFDVMEGRVGDRRKGEAATDTRRVGSRSYGHGRNEDWKGVKWEEPTGNMERPLTR; translated from the exons ATGACGAGCAGATATGCCCAACAAACCATCAGCTCCGGCTCCGGTTGCCGCAATCCGAACCGCTGCAGGAGGTCGGATAAAGCTTCGAGGACAAA AAAGTGGTGGTTTGCTTCGACGGCCATTCCACTCATCGCTGCAACCATTGGGCCGTTCTCCAACGTCTTGTCCATCGTGTCCTTGGTGAGTCCATGGAGATTCACATTGCCTGACAATGGCTTGCCATTCAGCGACAACCATGGCTCCGATGATGCCGCTTGGGGTATACCTGATCCAAATTG GGAAATCATCCCCAAcatcttctccatcatctttggcctcctcggccactTGTTTCTGCTGTTAAACTTCACACGTCGAGTACGATACATAGTGGCCTTGCCTTTATCAATTGTATTCTGGCTCTTGTCGGCTCTCATC CTGATAGTCGTGGAAATTGCCATGGCAATCTATGCACCACCTGTGGCGCCTGGTGAAGCATATTCTCAGGGCTTCTGGCACTCCGTCCTGGCATCGCTCATGTACGTCCTCAGCTGTGCCATGCTGATGGTTAACATGGTTGGCTACTTTAAGGGACACTATCCACAAAAATTTGAGCTAGATGACGACCAAAGGACACTGATTCTCCAGACCATGAGCTTTTTCTTCTGGTTGGCAGGAGGTGCAGGGGTGTTTTGCGCGTTGGAAGGCTTTACTTATGCTGATTCCCTATATTTCTCTCAGGTG ACAATCCTCACTGTGGGGTTCGGAGACTTCGCACCCAAAACCGATTCGGGAAGGGGATTTCTGTTTGCATTCCAGATTATCGGTGTCATCTTCTTGGGTCTTGTCATTGGCAGCCTGACGCGCTTCGCAGCCAACATCAGCGCGGACAAGATCATCAAACGTCATCGGCAACACAAACGCGAGTCGACCGTCGGGAGAACAGTGACCAGTGAAAAGGAACTGAGAGAGCGGTTAGGCCTGCCGCCCGTGAGGCCGGATTCAGCAGCTGCCGAAGGAGGCCTGGCAGAGAGCGCCTCAGAATATGCCCGCCGGGCATCCATAATGCAGCTCGGGCGCCTGGAGATTGTGGGAAGAGCAGTTACATTTGACGAGGGCAAGGCCCAAAATGCGGTTGGCAGCGGAGAAGAAGTTCTTCGCGACAGACGAAAGAAGCGGCGGCAAAAACTactgttgttggaggaggaaaaggacaGGTTTGATGTCATGAGGCAGATACAGGAGGAGACAAAACACTGGAAACA ATCATGGGCGCTTGGGATGGCACTGTTGGTATTTTTCTCCTTTTGGACAATTGGGGCTCTGGTTTTCATGGTGACTGAAACACGGATATCCCAATGGAGATACTTTGACAGCCTTTACTTTTGCTTTGTGGCAATCTTGACGATCGG GTATGGTGATCTCGCCCCCAAGTCCAACATTGGCAAGCCGTTCTTTATTGTCTGGTCCATCACCGCGGTTCCCATTGTCACAGTCCTGGTTCAGCAAATGAGTCAAACCGTTGTCATGGCTATCAACAGGGGTACCTTTACTCTGGCAGATTGGACCATCATGCCCAAGAAGGGAATCCTCAAAAGCTTTCTCACTCGTCACTCTACCCTGGCCAAGTTATTAAACAGGAAACAGGTCGACACAGAAAAAGGCAAGCATCCAGAGAGACCTATGCGTGACGAGCGGCATTTCAGCGACATAGACCCCGAGCGTTCTCTTGGTCAGCAGCAAGACGGGAGTCGGGtgctggaaaaggagaagtATGATGACAATGAGCTTGCCAAAGAGCTGTCCGCTGCCATCAAGGCTGTTGCCCACGACCTGAGATCCCATCCGCCAAAGGTGTACTCATATGGCGAGTGGGAAAGATTCACGAAGCTGATACGATTCACCGCCTTGTCTTCTTTAGAAAGCGATGAgtcggtggagagggatgaaCAAACAGAATGGGACTGGATTGGTGAAGATAGCCCTCTGCTCGCCGACGTTACTGAAGCAGAGTGGATTCTTGATAGGCTGTGTGAAAGTTTGGGACGATGGATGAGGAGACAGGTCCAGAAG CATGAGCAGAGAAAATACTGGGATGAGGTGTTTGATGTCATGGAAGGCAGGGTTGGGGATagaaggaaaggggaggCAGCGACAGACACGCGGCGAGTTGGAAGTAGGTCATATGGGCATGGCAGGAACGAAGATTGGAAAGGAGTGAAATGGGAGGAGCCAACAGGAAACATGGAAAGACCGCTGACCAGATAA